CAACACCGACAAACAGCACCTCAAGATGATCGAGGCCGACACGAAGATCCTCGTCGGCAAGTCGCTGACGCAGGGGCTCGGAGCGGGCGGCGACCCCTCGATGGGGGAACGAGCGACCGAGATGGCCCAGGGGACCATCAAGGAAGTGCTCGGCGAGGCCGACCTCGTCTTCGTCACCGCCGGGATGGGCGGCGGGACCGGAACCGGTGCCGCGCCGGTCGTCTCGAAGATCGCCAAAGAGCAGGGCGCGATCGTCGTCGGAATGGTCTCGACGCCGTTCAACGTCGAGCGCGCCCGGACCGTCAAGGCCGAGGAGGGGCTCGAAAAGCTCCGCAACGAGGCCGACTCGATCATCGTCCTCGACAACAACCGACTCTTGGACTACGTCCCGAACCTCCCGATCGGCAAGGCGTTCTCGGTGATGGACCAGATCATCGCCGAGACCGTCAAGGGCATTTCGGAGACCATCACCCAGCCGTCGCTGATCAATCTGGACTACGCGGATATGTCCACGATCATGGATCAGGGCGGCGTCGCGGTGATGCTCGTCGGCCAGACCCAAGACAAGAACAAGACCCAAGAGGTCGTCAACGACGCGATGAACCACCCGCTCTTGGACGTGGATTACCGGGGGGCCTCCGGCGGCCTCGTCCACATCACGGGCGGTCCCGACCTCACGCTGAAGGAGGCCGAAGGCATCGCGAACAACATCACCGAACGGCTGGAAGCGCGCGCGAACGTCATCTGGGGCGCGCGTATCCGCGACGAGTACAAGGGCAAAGTCCGCGTGATGGCGATTATGACGGGCGTTCAGTCCGCCCAAGTGCTCGGGCCGTCGACGCAGAAACAGGCCGACAAGTCCCGGCAGAGCATCGACGCCACGGAGTTCGACGCCAGCGAGAACACCGAGTACTCGCAGGCGCAGAACGGCTCGACCGCGACGGGCGGCTCTTGGCAGTCCGACGGCGGGCAAGAGCAGCGCGAGCAGCAGAACGGTCTCGACGTCATCCGGTAATCGTCGGGCCCCACTCGACCCGCGCCGACTGACCATCGGCGCACGGTCGTCGTCTCCAGTCTACTCGTTTTTACACCGCCGCGAGCGACTCCAACAGTCGGCACTTTCGACAGACGTCGCGCGTCGTTTTCGAGCCGCAGCGCTCGCATTCGCGCATCTCGGCGGTCGAGTCGCCGCGGTAGCGGTCGGCCGCCATCGACGCGATCTCCTCGTAGCCCGAGAGGATCGAGTGCCGCGTTCCGGGGTGGTTCTCTTCCAGTTTCAACAGTAACTCTTGGATCTCACCGCGGAACGCCTCGGAGGCGTGCGGACACTCGGTGATGTGGGCGGGCAAGTCTTTGAGATGGGCATAGAGCGCGACTTCCTTTTCGGGAATGTCGCGGAGCGGCTTCGCTCGCGGCACGAAGTGCGGAGACTCGGTACGCTCGTCGAACGGGCCGAGGCTCGCATCGAAGTGCTTCGCCATCTGTTCGACGTCGCCCTCGAAAACGTTCATCAGCGCCGTCTGGGCCTCGTCGTCGAGGTTGTGCCCGGTCAGGAGGATGTCCGCACCGAACTCCTCGGCGTAGGTCTCGAGGAGGTCTCGGCGGAAGACGCCGCAGTACGCGCAGGGGGCCATCCCTTCGGGGTCATCCTCGACGACCTCGTCCATCCGGACGCCGAACTCCTCCTCGTAGCTCACGAGTTCGTGGCGGAGATCGAGTTCGTCGGCTAATTCGACGCAGGCGTCGATGCTGGCGTCGCGGTAGCCCTCGATCCCCTCGTGGATCGTCAGCGCGAGGATCTCGATGCGCGGATCCCGGCCGAACGTGTCGTCGAGGATCTGCGCGAGCACGACGCTGTCTTTGCCGCCCGACAGCCCCAGTACCCACTGCTCGGGGTCGTCCGGCGAGGCGTCTCTCGGCACGAGGCTGTCGCGGCGGATCCGCCGTCGGACGCGCTTTTCCACCGAGGCGCAGAAGTGCTTCTCGCACAGGTGCGCACCGGAGTAGCCGGCGTGCATCACCGCGTCGCGCTCGCACTTGTCGCACTCCATCGATCCGGCGTTGGCGGCGCGGCAGGATACGGGTTTCGTCTCGGTTCGAAAAACGGGGGAACGCGTGATCGAGGGAGAGGGGGATGGGGGAAGGCACCCCGAGGTAGCGTTACCCCGAGTGGTCACCGCGGGTGACCGGTCGATCGACACCCCCGAGGTGCCGCCCGTGTGTAGGGACACCGTACTGAAAGATCCTCCGAAACCGCACTGCTGAGTGGATCTCTCACGACAATTGACAATTATCTCCGATTCGAATAGCCGTCTTCGTTCCGCGTCGTTCGTCGAAACGCATTCGTCTCCGCGCCCCGTTCGACGGCGTATGAGACGTTCGCGGGCGCTGACTCGGCTCGAATCGATCGTCGACGTCGTCGAATCGGGTTCGCTTCCGGTCCCAGTGCGTGAGGTGTGGGTCTACGGCGACGTCGCGCTCGGGTTGGATCCGATCGAGCGCCTCGACGTGTACGTGACGAAGGACCTGCTCCTCCGTGGCGACCCCGACGCCGCCGACGCGTTCGAGGAGAACCACGGCGTCAAGGGCGTCGGACGGACGATTTCGGCGGAGTGGGCCGAGGCCAACCCGGAGCTGCTGCGGACGAACGCCAGCGGGTACGCCGCCCCCGAGAAGTGTCTCGCCGCGCAGTTGCTTCCGGACGACGAACCCGCGCACTTGGAGGTGTGCAACGCGCCGTTCGAGGACAACGTCCGACAACGGCTGAAGGGCGCGCTCGCCCGCGACGCCCACGAGGAG
This DNA window, taken from Halobellus sp. LT62, encodes the following:
- the ncsA gene encoding tRNA 2-thiolation protein NcsA, with protein sequence MECDKCERDAVMHAGYSGAHLCEKHFCASVEKRVRRRIRRDSLVPRDASPDDPEQWVLGLSGGKDSVVLAQILDDTFGRDPRIEILALTIHEGIEGYRDASIDACVELADELDLRHELVSYEEEFGVRMDEVVEDDPEGMAPCAYCGVFRRDLLETYAEEFGADILLTGHNLDDEAQTALMNVFEGDVEQMAKHFDASLGPFDERTESPHFVPRAKPLRDIPEKEVALYAHLKDLPAHITECPHASEAFRGEIQELLLKLEENHPGTRHSILSGYEEIASMAADRYRGDSTAEMRECERCGSKTTRDVCRKCRLLESLAAV
- the ftsZ gene encoding cell division protein FtsZ, which gives rise to MQDIVREAMQRDEEEREQAAEAPDDDEFGNPRIVIVGCGGAGNNTVNRLYNIGVDGADTVAINTDKQHLKMIEADTKILVGKSLTQGLGAGGDPSMGERATEMAQGTIKEVLGEADLVFVTAGMGGGTGTGAAPVVSKIAKEQGAIVVGMVSTPFNVERARTVKAEEGLEKLRNEADSIIVLDNNRLLDYVPNLPIGKAFSVMDQIIAETVKGISETITQPSLINLDYADMSTIMDQGGVAVMLVGQTQDKNKTQEVVNDAMNHPLLDVDYRGASGGLVHITGGPDLTLKEAEGIANNITERLEARANVIWGARIRDEYKGKVRVMAIMTGVQSAQVLGPSTQKQADKSRQSIDATEFDASENTEYSQAQNGSTATGGSWQSDGGQEQREQQNGLDVIR
- a CDS encoding DUF7095 family protein, producing the protein MRRSRALTRLESIVDVVESGSLPVPVREVWVYGDVALGLDPIERLDVYVTKDLLLRGDPDAADAFEENHGVKGVGRTISAEWAEANPELLRTNASGYAAPEKCLAAQLLPDDEPAHLEVCNAPFEDNVRQRLKGALARDAHEEILDPRGVCLFAEEQRSESAFEKLRDGEFVFPTLAEALSMLGLDDDTAGEAADAVSQYRASQSGRTVRGDVV